A genomic window from Passer domesticus isolate bPasDom1 chromosome Z, bPasDom1.hap1, whole genome shotgun sequence includes:
- the HSDL2 gene encoding hydroxysteroid dehydrogenase-like protein 2 → MLPNTGKLAGCTLFITGASRGIGKAIALKAAKDGANIVIAAKTAEAHPTLPGTIYTAAEEIEAAGGKALPCIVNVREEQQIINAVEKAVKTFGGIDILVNNASAISLTGTLETATKKVNLMMDVNVRGTYLTSKACLPYLRKSKNPHILNLSPPMNLNPMWFKNHCAYTISKYGMSMCVLGMAEEFRGEVAVNALWPKTAIHTAAMDMLGGAGIEKQCRKTDILADAAYCILTKPKTFTGNFIIDEVLLREEGVKDFDVYAIAPGHPLMPDFFLDVEIDTTAMKQEGYGADQEQKLSRSQQEGADAAKAETESAAATPSGPVAETFRVIQGAVTEEYVRSTQGVFQFELSGDGGGTWYIDLKTKGGSAGFGKPPVTADVVMSMSSADFVKMFTGKLKPTLAFMTGRLKIKGNMALAIKLEKMLSQLNSKL, encoded by the exons GAAACTGGCAGGATGCACTCTCTTCATCACAGGTGCAAGCCGGGGCATTGGCAAGGCCATTGCTTTGAAAGCAGCCAAGGATGGTGCCAACATTGTGATAGCTGCCAAGACAGCTGAGGCCCATCCTACTCTTCCAGGGACTATCTACACTGCTGCAGAAGAAA TtgaagcagctggaggaaagGCTTTGCCATGCATTGTTAATGTGAGAGAAGAACAGCAAATCATTAATGCCGTGGAGAAAGCTGTGAAGACTTTTGGAG GGATTGATATTTTGGTGAATAATGCAAGCGCCATCTCTTTGACGGGCACTTTGGAAACAGCAACGAAGAAGGTCAATCTTATGATGGATGTCAATGTACGAGGAACCTATCTTAC GTCTAAAGCATGTCTTCCCTACTTGAGGAAGAGTAAGAACCCCCATATCCTGAACCTTAGTCCACCGATGAATCTGAATCCCATGTGGTTCAAAAATCATTGTG CTTATACCATTTCTAAATATGGGATGTCCATGTGTGTCTTGGGAATGGCAGAAGAATTTAGAGGAGAAGTTGCTGTCAATGCTTTATGGCCTAAAACGg CCATACATACAGCTGCTATGGATATGCTGGGAGGAGCTGGAATAGAAAAACAATGCAGGAAGACGGACATCCTGGCAGATGCTGCATATTGCATTTtgacaaaaccaaaaactttCACTGGGAACTTCATTATTGATGAAGTTCTGCTGAGAGAAGAAGGAGTTAAGGATTTTGATGTTTATGCAATTGCACCAG GTCACCCTCTGATGCCTGACTTCTTCTTAGATGTTGAAATTGACACTACAGCTATGAAACAAGAAGGATATG GTGCTGACCAAGAGCAGAAATTAAGCAGATCCCAGCAGGAAGGAGCAGATGCAGCCAAGGCTGAGACAGAATCTGCTGCAGCCACGCCATCGGGTCCTGTTGCAGAGACGTTCCGAGTTATTCAAGGGGCAGTGACTGAAGAGTATGTGAGAAGCACTCAGGGTGTCTTTCAGTTTGAGCTCTCTG GCGATGGTGGAGGCACTTGGTATATTGACCTGAAGACCAAGGGTGGGAGCGCTGGCTTCGGAAAGCCTCCTGTGACAGCTGATGTGGTTATGAGCATGTCGAGTGCCGACTTTGTGAAGATGTTCACAG gTAAACTAAAGCCAACTCTGGCCTTCATGACTGGAAGATTAAAGATTAAAGGAAACATGGCACTAGCAATAAAGCTTGAGAAGATGCTTTCACAGCTTAATTCTAAACTGTGA
- the LOC135290087 gene encoding uncharacterized protein LOC135290087 → MPLKITLSNSRAAKSIGPSCCVSLEPDRYALPARQQVVPKPGNTKETEPGIGSLLDKASGCGGSWTPPQRGGTPPEPPQPRGSCCLSPRRGGGNTREAGVPRPNPRADASPGRDHAAPRGDPPTPPQCPRDSPTPEPTMRDPLNPPRSAPGPGPPEEPAGVAEPLPPPLPPPRTADPGTLTEEQDSRSFWEGLMADARRAESIAAAESGGAVPAANGAPGARAAPQPYGFENGAGHAGEGRGQPPSGENGTEPRKNTIAGQETHGGRERRPPREAERHRPRGEERGRSRGEERGRSRGEERGRSRGKTRSRPEAYWHSTSGSETSESSSVSSTELTESDCDSEAERAELTRFQAKPNKAFNKTGKQTQHKLTDWGKIKIACADWVDMASVHAYPVRVTGAQGNQQRTYTPVNVKEVQTIAKAISEKGINSAVVTTLIDGLFSNDDLLPFDIRQIARMMFDAAGMIVFKQEWTDNCSTALAQASGEGQQLHGSSLTRLLGRHDDVATPQQQAAQLRAEEVRATTRGQASSQYYPHQPFRSSGNGNGDHGLGDPSPRFIPAAEDRRRGSAENREIHILSREISFLTFRGGPAEQAGTGPPTHATRRPVRRLKGGMLFLRRPHRSRQRLHGGTPKQTGSETERQRRPTKLVRILVQSITMANHSNFFPNRSVSNPASSRHLRTVPTEQASLIRPDPLGTDQHPALRQTSDAVNSTGSSTGNAAGRKNPRKNLPGRKTNSGTPNPLSLSSNNLRYLISACRQLPHPFVGEGGGDVAERIGTGGRKISGCHGNLIGPASPDSQR, encoded by the exons ATGCCACTGAAAATCACACTCTCAAACT cccgaGCGGCCAAGAGCATTGGGCCGTCGTGCTGCGTTTCCTTGGAACCAGATCGTTACGCCTTGCCTGCAAGGCAACAAGTGGTGCCGAAGCCCGGGAacacaaaagaaacagaacCCGGGATCGGGAGTCTCCTGGACAAGGCCAGCGGCTGCGGGGGGTCCTGGACTCCACCACAGCGAGGAGGGACGCCTCCGGAACCGCCTCAGCCTCGTGGAAGCTGTTGCCTGAGTC CCCGGAGGGGGGGGGGCAACACGCGGGAGGCGGGCGTTCCCCGCCCGAACCCGCGCGCGGACGCGAGCCCGGGTCGCGACCACGCGGCGCCCCGGGGGGACCCCCCGACCCCTCCGCAGTGCCCGCGGGACTCCCCGACCCCGGAGCCCACCATGCGGGACCCCTTGAACCCCCCGCGGagcgcgcccggccccggcccgcccgagGAGCCCGCCGGGGTCGCGGAGCCgcttccccctcccctccccccaccgCGAACCGCCGATCCGGGGACGCTGACGGAGGAACAGGACTCGCGTTCGTTCTGGGAAGGTTTAATGGCGGACGCGCGCCGCGCGGAGAGTATCGCGGCCGCGGAGTCCGGCGGCGCCGTGCCGGCGGCGAACGGGGCGCCCGGCGCCAGAGCCGCGCCGCAGCCATACGGGTTTGAAAATGGCGCGGGCCACGCGGGAGAGGGGCGGGGCCAGCCGCCCAGCGGCGAGAACGGCACGGAGCCGAGAAAGAACACTATCGC GGGGCAGGAAACACACGGGGGGCGAGAGCGGCGCCCCCCCCGAGAGGCGGAGCGACACCGCCCACGCGGggaggagcggggccgctccagaggggaggagcggggccgctccagAGGGGAGGAGCGGGGGCGGAGCCGCGGGAAAACGCGGAGCAGACCGGAAGCGTACTGGCATTCAACTTCCGGCTCGGAGACAAGTGAGAGCTCCTCAGTCAGCTCAACCGAGCTTACCGAGTCTGACTGTGACTCGGAAGCCGAGAGGGCAGAATTAACGCGGTTTCAAGCGAAACCGAATAAAGCTTTCAATAAAACCGGGAAGCAAACACAACATAAGCTTACAGACTGGGGCAAAATAAAGATAGCATGTGCAGACTGGGTGGATATGGCTAGCGTTCATGCTTACCCAGTCAGAGTTACAGGAGCCCAGGGAAATCAGCAGCGAACGTATACACCAGTAAATGTAAAAGAGGTTCAGACAATAGCGaaagcaatttcagaaaaagggatcaacTCAGCAGTGGTTACTACTTTAATAGATGGGCTTTTTAGCAATGACGATTTACTTCCCTTCGATATTAGACAAATCGCTCGTATGATGTTTGACGCGGCGGGTATGATTGTATTTAAGCAAGAGTGGACAGACAATTGCTCAACAGCTTTAGCCCAGGCATCGGGCGAGGGGCAACAACTTCATGGCTCGAGTTTAACCAGGTTGCTAGGGAGGCATGACGACGTAGCTACACCACAACAGCAAGCAGCACAGCTACGGGCTGAGGAGGTCAGAGCAACAACCAGGGGGCAAGCCAGCTCACAGTACTATCCCCATCAGCCATTCAG GAGCAGCGGGAACGGCAACGGGGATCACGGCCTTGGCGACCCATCACCAAGGTTtatcccagctgcagaggaccGTCGACGAGGATCTGCAGAGAATAGAGAAATCCATATCCTTTCTAGAGAAATCAGTTTCCTCACTTTCAGAGGTGGTCCTGCAGAACAGGCGGGGACTGGACCTCCTACTCATGCAACAAGGAGGCCTGTGCGCCGCCTTAAAGGAGGAATGCTGTTTCTACGCAGACCACACAGGAGTCGTCAGAGACTCCATGGCGGAACTCCGAAACAGACTGgctcagagacagagagacagagacgaCCAACAAAGCTGGTTCGAATCCTGGTTCAATCAATCACCATGGCTAACCACTCTAATTTCTTCCCTAATAGGTCCGTTAGCAATCCTGCTTCTAGCCGTCACCTTCGGACCGTGCCTACTGAACAAGCTAGTCTCATTCGTCCGGACCCGCTTGGAACGGACCAACATCCTGCTCTTAGGCAGACATCCGATGCTGTGAATTCAACAGGGAGTTCAACAGGGAACGCTGCCGGACGCAAGAACCCGAGAAAGAACTTGCCAGGCAGAAAAACTAActcaggaaccccaaatcccctttccttGTCAAGCAACAACCTTAGATACCTCATATCAGCATGTAGACAACTACCTCATCCATTTGTGGGAGAAGGGGGGGGagatgtggcagagagaatagggacaggTGGTAggaagatttcgggctgtcacggaaacctgatagggcctgcctcacctgactcccagagataa